In Deinococcus irradiatisoli, the genomic stretch GAGATGCCGCGCGGCGAGCAGGCAAAACGAAGCGGCGGGCACCTGAGCGCCCGCCGGAGTCCGTTGCTGATGTCTGCCCGCTTCAGCGCAGGGCGGTGATCCTGACGGTGCGCGAACCCCACTGGTAGGCCTGAGCGCGGCTGCCCATCCAGATGTCGATGGTGTTCGCCAGACGCACGTTCATGGTGTCTTCCACGATGAACACCCGGCCGGTCAGCAGGCCGGCGCTGTCCTGAATGGTCACACGGCTGCCGTACGGAAAAAGGCGCAGCAGATCGCGGCTCAGCGCGATCACGCCGGGCCGCACCCGCGTGCCGGTGGCGGTGATAAAGGGGCTGCTGTCTGTCTGGGCCACGTCGCTGCTGTAGGCGGTCGCCTTGACCACCCGGCTCAGGCCAGTGTTCTGCCGCCCGGTGGTGATGACCGCGGCCGCCGTTCGCGACGTTTGTACCACCGGCGCCCGAGGCCGGGGCGCCGGCGCTTTGACCACCGGCCTCACCACCGGTTTGGCAGCGGGCGTTTTCGCCACCGGCGCGGCGGGTTTGGGCGCGGGTTTGGCGGCGGCTGGCGCCTTCGGGGCCGCCTGCGCCACCGGTACAGTGGGCGCCGCGCCGGCCAGGGCCGCGCCCACCACCTGCTCGATCAGGGCGGCGCTCGGCAGCTGCGGCAAGCTCTCCGGCGTGCTGGCCGCGCTGAGCGGCGCTGCGGGAGCGGCCAGCGTTTTGGTCAGCGGCGTTTTGGTGACTGCCGCCGGGTTCGGCGCCGCTTTGACACTGGGTGCGGCGGCCGGTGCGGGCGCCGATGGCGAGCGCAGCAACGCCGCCGCTTTTTCCAGATGCTGCGTCAGGCTCTGCTCCACGCCCGGCACCGGGGAAGCGGCGGCGGGCAGCGGCGACGCCAGGGTGTCTTTGGCCTTGATCTGCTCGCTCGTCAGCGCACTGGCCGGCGCGGCACCGACGCCGCAGAGTCCCAGCGCCAGAAGACCGACCAGATACTGTTGTTTGAACATGCCTCTCCTTACCGCCAGGATGCGCTCCAGGCCAGCGGTGATTCCTGGGAAGGTCCGGCAATGCTTGCCCAGACATCAAAGTTGAAGGTGCGGCCGACACGCCAGGGTTCGGACGTTTATGGCCACAGCACTTTGAATCGTAGAGAGATGAGATGTGCGTGAACTAAGAAAAGTTGCCTCCTGACTCATCTTTCTTAGACTTTCCCGGTGTCCCTTCACCCTTTTGATCGCCCAGGACGACTATTTTCTGATGAGAAATCTCTCACCTATTTTCAGATTCTCTCATGATGGATGTGGAGATGGCCCCGCTTCAGCGCACTGCCGTGATCTTGACCGTCCGCGAACCCCAGCGCAGGGCCTGGGCACGGCTGCCCATCCAGATGTCGATGGTGTTGGCCATGCGAACGTTCATGGTGTCCTCGACGATAAAGGTGCGGCCGCGCAGCAAGCCGGCGCTGTCCTGAATGGTCACGCGGGTGCCGTAGGGAAAGACCCGCAGCAGATCGCGGCTCAGCGCAATCACGCCGGGGCGCACCCGCGTACCGGTGGCGGTGATGAAAGGGCTGTTGTCGGTCTGCCCCACCTCGCTGTTGTAGGCGGTCGCCTTGACCACCCGGCTG encodes the following:
- a CDS encoding 3D domain-containing protein; the encoded protein is MFKQQYLVGLLALGLCGVGAAPASALTSEQIKAKDTLASPLPAAASPVPGVEQSLTQHLEKAAALLRSPSAPAPAAAPSVKAAPNPAAVTKTPLTKTLAAPAAPLSAASTPESLPQLPSAALIEQVVGAALAGAAPTVPVAQAAPKAPAAAKPAPKPAAPVAKTPAAKPVVRPVVKAPAPRPRAPVVQTSRTAAAVITTGRQNTGLSRVVKATAYSSDVAQTDSSPFITATGTRVRPGVIALSRDLLRLFPYGSRVTIQDSAGLLTGRVFIVEDTMNVRLANTIDIWMGSRAQAYQWGSRTVRITALR